The following coding sequences are from one Pseudonocardia sp. HH130630-07 window:
- a CDS encoding cupin domain-containing protein, whose amino-acid sequence MTRHDPSRSRFHIRAQDQPVVDQGDAGDATWMAAGGDPRDRGRLVELISEQLVGSERLMVGLAWLGPGEIHLLHHHPHADEWYYIIRGSAEFTIGDDVIRGEPGSALWIPATTPHRIHNDTGAETLEFLWGFDRPRLDAVGIEWDE is encoded by the coding sequence ATGACCCGCCACGACCCCAGCCGGAGCAGGTTCCACATCCGGGCCCAGGACCAGCCCGTCGTCGACCAGGGCGACGCGGGCGACGCGACCTGGATGGCCGCCGGCGGGGATCCGCGGGACCGCGGCCGCCTGGTCGAGCTGATCTCGGAACAGCTGGTCGGTTCCGAGCGGCTGATGGTCGGCCTGGCCTGGCTCGGGCCGGGCGAGATCCACCTGCTGCACCACCACCCGCACGCCGACGAGTGGTACTACATCATCCGCGGCTCGGCCGAGTTCACCATCGGTGACGATGTCATCCGGGGTGAGCCCGGGTCCGCACTCTGGATCCCGGCCACCACCCCGCACCGCATCCACAACGACACCGGTGCGGAGACCCTGGAGTTCCTGTGGGGCTTCGACCGGCCGCGTCTGGACGCCGTCGGCATCGAGTGGGACGAGTAG
- a CDS encoding antibiotic biosynthesis monooxygenase family protein: MSEAPSLLASTPAPPYVAVIFSSVRTDGDDGYAVMSARMLDLAARQPGFLGVEAAREDVGITVSYWRDEAAARAWKQVAAHLVAQRRGRDVWYSEYRVRVAQVLRDYGPEDSEPS, encoded by the coding sequence GTGAGCGAGGCACCCTCCCTGCTGGCGTCGACGCCGGCACCGCCCTACGTGGCCGTCATCTTCAGTTCGGTCCGGACCGACGGCGACGACGGCTACGCCGTGATGTCGGCGCGGATGCTGGACCTGGCCGCGCGGCAACCCGGGTTCCTGGGCGTCGAGGCCGCCCGGGAGGACGTCGGGATCACCGTGTCGTACTGGCGCGACGAGGCCGCCGCGCGGGCGTGGAAGCAGGTCGCGGCCCATCTCGTCGCACAGCGCCGGGGGCGGGACGTCTGGTACTCCGAGTACCGGGTGCGGGTGGCGCAGGTGCTGCGGGACTACGGGCCGGAGGACTCCGAGCCGAGCTGA
- a CDS encoding type II toxin-antitoxin system RelE/ParE family toxin: MLRSFADKATEQIWRREHVRRLHPDVARTALRKLAILDAAATLDDADSPPGNRLELLKGDRAGQHSIRVNEQYRICFRWTAGGPEDVELTKHYE; encoded by the coding sequence GTGTTGCGGAGTTTCGCGGACAAGGCGACCGAGCAGATCTGGCGGCGCGAGCACGTACGCCGGTTGCACCCGGACGTCGCCCGTACGGCACTCCGCAAGCTGGCGATTCTCGACGCGGCTGCCACACTCGACGATGCGGACAGCCCGCCCGGGAACCGCCTCGAACTCCTGAAGGGCGATCGCGCGGGGCAGCACAGCATCCGGGTCAACGAGCAGTACCGGATCTGCTTTCGCTGGACTGCGGGTGGCCCGGAGGACGTCGAGCTCACGAAGCACTACGAGTAG
- a CDS encoding HigA family addiction module antitoxin produces the protein MEPISPGEILVEEYMRPYGLSQNAVAAAIGVDPMRISQIVRGTRAISADTALRLSRLFGTSDLFWLNLQDRYEIERLHDTMGPVLERIEPVRT, from the coding sequence ATGGAGCCGATCTCGCCCGGCGAGATCCTGGTCGAGGAGTACATGAGGCCGTACGGGCTCTCCCAGAACGCCGTGGCGGCCGCGATCGGCGTCGACCCCATGCGGATCAGCCAGATCGTCCGTGGCACGCGCGCGATCAGCGCCGACACGGCACTCCGGTTGTCGCGCCTGTTCGGCACGTCCGACCTGTTCTGGTTGAACCTCCAGGATCGCTACGAGATCGAGCGGCTGCACGACACCATGGGCCCGGTCCTGGAAAGGATCGAGCCGGTACGCACCTGA
- a CDS encoding TMEM165/GDT1 family protein, with translation MTVAAIAFGLVFLAELVDTSALATLVLGARFAPRWVLLGVCAGMAVHVVVAVAAGSLVALLPQRPLAAVLAVVFVIAAVVVLREGGEDADGADDTASGNTPRTRWGVVLTGFGATVLSEFADPTQWVIATLSARYAAPLAVGIGSLLALWAVSALAVYGGARLRRLVPVHWVTRATAAILAVLAVLSAVEAIRG, from the coding sequence GTGACCGTCGCCGCGATCGCGTTCGGGCTCGTCTTCCTCGCCGAGCTCGTGGACACCAGCGCCCTGGCGACCCTCGTGCTGGGGGCCAGGTTCGCGCCGCGCTGGGTGCTGCTCGGGGTCTGTGCCGGGATGGCCGTGCACGTCGTCGTCGCGGTCGCCGCCGGGAGCCTGGTCGCGCTGCTGCCCCAGCGGCCGCTGGCCGCCGTTCTCGCGGTCGTGTTCGTGATCGCCGCGGTCGTCGTGCTCCGCGAGGGCGGAGAGGACGCCGACGGTGCCGACGACACGGCGTCGGGAAACACACCTCGTACCCGATGGGGAGTCGTACTGACCGGTTTCGGGGCCACGGTCCTCTCCGAGTTCGCCGATCCGACCCAATGGGTGATCGCGACCCTTTCCGCGCGGTATGCCGCGCCCCTCGCGGTGGGAATCGGATCGCTACTGGCGTTGTGGGCGGTGTCGGCGCTCGCGGTCTACGGCGGCGCCCGGCTACGACGACTCGTCCCGGTGCACTGGGTGACGCGTGCGACCGCCGCGATCCTCGCCGTACTGGCGGTACTGAGTGCGGTCGAGGCGATCCGTGGATGA
- a CDS encoding class I SAM-dependent methyltransferase, producing the protein MTGIERVDLRGAAATMLMTLYMRKIDARSRRPILGDPYAENVYARIDHDVHGLWQFTGDVSTIACRAAVLDRWTTEFLATESHGQVLHLGCGLDSRPLRVDVPSSTRWIDVDQSGVMDVRRRLYAFPEHVVQVPASVTDDDWWDAVDPGRPTLVVAEGLFPYLPPDGVHDLVDRVVQRTRRAELAFDAVAPWTATASRWTPALRAAGTEFAWSWNPADFAHRHPGLRERDDVSIFDEVALREPRLWLRPLLATAGHLPAMQDSMRVHRFTTG; encoded by the coding sequence ATGACGGGTATCGAACGAGTGGACCTGCGCGGTGCCGCGGCCACCATGCTGATGACGCTGTACATGCGAAAGATCGACGCCCGATCCCGCAGGCCGATCCTCGGCGATCCCTACGCCGAGAACGTCTATGCCCGTATCGACCACGACGTGCACGGGCTGTGGCAGTTCACCGGGGACGTCTCGACGATCGCCTGCCGGGCCGCCGTCCTGGACCGCTGGACCACCGAGTTCCTGGCCACCGAGTCGCACGGGCAGGTGCTGCACCTGGGCTGCGGGCTGGACAGCCGCCCGCTGCGGGTGGACGTGCCGTCCTCGACCCGCTGGATCGACGTCGACCAGTCCGGGGTGATGGACGTCCGGCGCCGGCTCTACGCGTTCCCCGAGCACGTCGTGCAGGTCCCGGCGTCGGTGACCGACGACGACTGGTGGGACGCCGTCGACCCCGGCCGGCCGACGCTGGTCGTCGCCGAGGGCCTGTTCCCCTACCTGCCGCCCGACGGCGTGCACGATCTCGTCGACCGGGTGGTGCAGCGGACCCGGCGGGCCGAGCTGGCGTTCGACGCCGTCGCACCGTGGACGGCGACGGCGTCGCGGTGGACCCCCGCCCTGCGGGCCGCCGGGACGGAGTTCGCGTGGTCGTGGAACCCGGCGGACTTCGCCCACCGCCACCCCGGGCTGCGCGAGCGCGACGACGTCTCGATCTTCGACGAGGTCGCGCTGCGCGAACCCCGGTTGTGGCTGCGGCCGTTGCTGGCCACGGCCGGGCACCTGCCCGCCATGCAGGACTCCATGCGGGTGCACCGCTTCACGACGGGCTGA
- a CDS encoding uracil-DNA glycosylase, which translates to MSLALLDREIAECRACPRLVQWRERVAVEKRAAFRDETYWGRPVPGFGPPDARMLIVGLAPAAHGANRTGRMFTGDRSGDVLYAALHAVGLASQPTATRPGDGLELYGVRITAPVHCAPPENKPTPAERDTCRGWLERELDLLAPTVRSVMVLGGFGWQALLPVLAGAGWTVPRPRPRFGHGASITLHPDRTDREPLAVHGCYHVSQQNTFTGRLTPAMLERVLADTARAAGLSPAGPPISPS; encoded by the coding sequence ATGAGCCTGGCGCTGCTGGACCGGGAGATCGCGGAGTGCCGCGCCTGCCCGCGGCTGGTGCAGTGGCGGGAGCGGGTCGCCGTCGAGAAGCGGGCCGCGTTCCGCGACGAGACCTACTGGGGGCGCCCGGTGCCCGGTTTCGGCCCGCCGGACGCCCGGATGCTGATCGTCGGGCTGGCCCCCGCCGCGCACGGCGCCAACCGGACCGGCCGGATGTTCACCGGCGACCGCAGCGGTGACGTGCTCTACGCGGCACTGCACGCCGTCGGGCTCGCGTCGCAGCCGACGGCCACCCGGCCGGGCGACGGGCTCGAGCTCTACGGCGTCCGGATCACCGCGCCGGTGCACTGCGCGCCACCTGAGAACAAGCCGACCCCGGCCGAGCGCGACACCTGCCGCGGCTGGCTGGAACGCGAACTGGACCTGCTCGCCCCGACGGTCCGGTCGGTCATGGTGCTCGGCGGGTTCGGCTGGCAGGCGTTGCTGCCGGTGCTGGCCGGGGCGGGCTGGACGGTGCCGCGCCCGCGCCCGCGGTTCGGCCACGGGGCGTCGATCACCCTCCACCCGGACCGCACCGACCGGGAGCCGCTGGCGGTGCACGGCTGCTACCACGTGAGCCAGCAGAACACCTTCACCGGACGCCTGACCCCGGCGATGCTGGAACGGGTGCTGGCCGACACCGCACGGGCGGCCGGGCTGTCCCCTGCCGGACCGCCGATCAGCCCGTCGTGA
- a CDS encoding Ppx/GppA phosphatase family protein, with protein sequence MSRVAAIDCGTNSVRLLVADVTESFDGRKDLRDLHREMRIVRLGKGVDATGRLDPEALERTRAALVDYAVAARRKGAERVRMVATSATRDASNREDFFAMVRDTLGVEAEIITGDEEAGLSFVGAVGDLEPDDGPFVVTDVGGGSTEVVVGELRDGVAQVTASRSVDMGSVRLTERCLPSDPPSEAEIADARSVAAGVLADAFSSVPLESARTWVGVAGTITSLSAIAQELPAYDREQVHGSTLTRDGLHRVADLLIHSSHAERAGHGSLHPGRVDVIGAGALVVQALADELHARAGIDRVVVSEQDILDGIARSIA encoded by the coding sequence ATGTCGCGGGTGGCCGCCATCGACTGCGGGACCAACTCGGTCCGCCTGCTCGTCGCCGACGTCACCGAGTCCTTCGACGGTCGCAAGGACCTGCGGGACCTGCACCGCGAGATGCGGATCGTGCGACTCGGCAAGGGCGTCGACGCGACCGGCCGGCTCGATCCCGAGGCGCTGGAACGGACCAGGGCCGCGCTCGTCGACTACGCCGTGGCGGCCCGCCGCAAGGGCGCCGAGCGGGTCCGGATGGTGGCGACCTCGGCGACCCGGGACGCGTCGAACCGCGAGGACTTCTTCGCGATGGTGCGCGACACCCTCGGCGTCGAGGCCGAGATCATCACCGGTGACGAGGAGGCCGGGCTGTCCTTCGTCGGCGCGGTGGGCGACCTCGAACCCGACGACGGCCCGTTCGTCGTGACCGACGTCGGCGGCGGCTCCACCGAGGTCGTCGTCGGGGAGCTGCGCGACGGGGTCGCGCAGGTGACCGCGTCGCGGTCGGTCGACATGGGGTCGGTGCGGCTGACCGAGCGGTGCCTGCCGTCGGACCCGCCGTCGGAGGCCGAGATCGCCGACGCCCGCTCGGTGGCCGCCGGGGTGCTCGCCGACGCGTTCTCGTCGGTGCCCCTGGAGTCGGCGCGGACCTGGGTCGGCGTCGCCGGGACGATCACCTCGCTGTCCGCGATCGCCCAGGAGCTGCCCGCCTACGACCGCGAGCAGGTGCACGGCTCCACGCTGACCCGCGACGGTCTGCACCGGGTCGCGGACCTGCTGATCCACTCGTCGCACGCGGAGCGGGCCGGGCACGGTTCGCTGCACCCGGGCCGGGTGGACGTCATCGGCGCCGGTGCGCTGGTCGTGCAGGCGCTGGCCGACGAGCTGCACGCGCGTGCCGGGATCGACCGGGTCGTCGTCTCCGAGCAGGACATCCTGGACGGCATCGCGCGCTCGATCGCATGA
- a CDS encoding acyl-CoA dehydrogenase family protein, whose product MTTTHPRRAPAPLADLGTHEVTNQVPPRADGDLLGADPGLVEAMVREGGDRAALESLAAEIGTAAHREHARTANACGPELRTHDRTGHRIDEVAFHPSWHELMRVSVEHGLAGAPWSAAPGTGAHVTRAAGFHLHSQIEQGHLCPISMTYAAVPALRHSPELADAYLPGLTARRYRPGLADPATKDGLLAGMSMTEKQGGSDVRSGRTAAVVQADGSYRLTGHKWFTSAPTNDLFLTLAQAPDGLTCLVVPRVLPDGTRNAVRLQRLKDKLGNRSNASAEIEYSGAVGLRVGDEGRGVATIIEMVSMTRLDCVLGAAGTQRAAVVEAAHHVAHRSAFGARLADAPLMREVVAELAAETEAATVLALRLAGAVDRGETALLRLALPVAKYLVCKRTPAVVAEALECLGGNGYVEESDLPRLYREAPLNSIWEGSGNVTALDALRAVARAPQAVDALLTEVDLAAGRDPRLDAVVAALRAELGAPQERRARRLAELAALALQGSLLVRHFPGAVAEVFLSTRLGGDGPLRTAGARPGAGTGEVLDRVTPGR is encoded by the coding sequence GTGACGACGACGCACCCCCGCCGGGCCCCGGCCCCGCTGGCCGACCTGGGTACCCACGAGGTCACCAACCAGGTGCCACCGCGGGCCGACGGCGATCTGCTCGGCGCCGACCCGGGTCTCGTCGAGGCGATGGTGCGGGAGGGCGGCGACCGGGCGGCGCTCGAGTCGCTCGCCGCGGAGATCGGGACCGCCGCGCACCGGGAGCACGCCCGCACCGCGAACGCCTGCGGGCCGGAGCTGCGCACCCACGACCGCACCGGGCACCGGATCGACGAGGTCGCGTTCCACCCGTCCTGGCACGAGCTGATGCGGGTGAGCGTCGAACACGGGCTCGCCGGCGCGCCGTGGTCCGCGGCCCCCGGCACCGGCGCGCACGTCACCCGGGCCGCGGGGTTCCACCTGCACTCCCAGATCGAGCAGGGACACCTCTGCCCGATCTCGATGACCTACGCGGCGGTACCCGCCCTGCGGCACTCCCCCGAGCTGGCCGACGCCTACCTCCCCGGCCTGACCGCGCGCCGGTACCGGCCGGGGCTCGCCGATCCCGCGACCAAGGACGGCCTGCTCGCGGGCATGTCGATGACCGAGAAGCAGGGCGGGTCCGACGTCCGCTCCGGGCGGACCGCCGCCGTCGTGCAGGCCGACGGCAGCTACCGGCTCACCGGGCACAAGTGGTTCACCAGCGCCCCGACGAACGACCTGTTCCTCACCCTCGCCCAGGCCCCCGACGGCCTGACCTGCCTGGTGGTCCCGCGCGTCCTGCCCGACGGCACCCGCAACGCCGTCCGGCTGCAGCGGCTCAAGGACAAGCTCGGCAACCGGTCGAACGCCTCGGCCGAGATCGAGTACTCCGGAGCCGTCGGCCTGCGGGTCGGCGACGAGGGCCGCGGCGTCGCGACGATCATCGAGATGGTCTCCATGACCCGGCTGGACTGCGTGCTGGGCGCGGCGGGCACCCAGCGGGCCGCGGTCGTCGAGGCGGCGCACCACGTCGCGCACCGGTCCGCGTTCGGGGCCCGGCTCGCCGACGCGCCGCTGATGCGCGAGGTCGTCGCCGAGCTGGCCGCCGAGACCGAGGCCGCGACGGTGCTCGCCCTGCGCCTGGCCGGGGCCGTGGACCGCGGCGAGACCGCGTTGCTGCGCCTCGCCCTCCCGGTGGCCAAGTACCTGGTGTGCAAGCGGACCCCGGCGGTGGTCGCCGAGGCGCTGGAGTGCCTGGGCGGCAACGGCTACGTCGAGGAGTCGGACCTGCCGCGGCTCTACCGGGAGGCGCCGCTCAACTCGATCTGGGAGGGCTCGGGCAACGTCACCGCCCTCGACGCGCTGCGCGCCGTCGCCCGCGCGCCGCAGGCCGTCGACGCCCTGCTCACCGAGGTCGATCTCGCCGCCGGGCGGGATCCGCGGCTCGACGCCGTCGTGGCCGCGCTGCGCGCCGAGCTGGGAGCGCCGCAGGAACGCCGGGCCCGCCGGCTCGCCGAGCTGGCCGCGCTGGCGCTGCAGGGCTCACTGCTGGTGCGGCACTTCCCCGGCGCCGTGGCCGAGGTCTTCCTGTCCACCCGGCTCGGCGGTGACGGTCCGCTGCGCACCGCGGGCGCCCGGCCCGGCGCCGGGACCGGGGAGGTCCTCGACCGGGTCACGCCCGGGCGCTGA
- a CDS encoding DUF501 domain-containing protein: MNAPQRHRAPGLESVPPAPADLDAVAHQLGRAPRGILAVGYRCPSGHPAVVRTAPRLPDGTPFPTLYYLTCPRLASRIGTLEADGRMKEMQDRLAVDADLAAAYRRAHESYLAERDAIEPLSTHPDVTAGGMPDRVKCLHVHVAHALAAGSGVNPFGDEALVELGAWWEPAGECSAP; encoded by the coding sequence GTGAACGCCCCGCAGCGCCACCGTGCCCCCGGCCTGGAGTCCGTGCCCCCGGCCCCGGCCGATCTCGACGCCGTCGCCCACCAGCTCGGGCGCGCCCCGCGCGGGATCCTCGCCGTCGGGTACCGGTGCCCGTCCGGGCACCCGGCCGTGGTGCGGACCGCGCCGCGGCTGCCGGACGGCACCCCGTTCCCGACGCTGTACTACCTCACCTGCCCGCGGCTGGCGTCCCGGATCGGGACCCTGGAGGCCGACGGCCGGATGAAGGAGATGCAGGACCGGCTGGCCGTCGATGCCGATCTCGCCGCGGCGTACCGCCGTGCGCACGAGAGCTACCTCGCCGAGCGGGACGCGATCGAGCCGCTGTCCACCCACCCGGACGTCACCGCGGGGGGCATGCCGGACCGGGTGAAGTGCCTGCACGTCCACGTGGCGCACGCGCTCGCCGCGGGGTCCGGGGTGAACCCGTTCGGCGACGAGGCGCTCGTCGAGCTCGGGGCCTGGTGGGAGCCGGCCGGGGAGTGCTCGGCGCCGTAG
- a CDS encoding FtsB family cell division protein produces MGDSRARNRDGRVRASAGARGRSATSRTPSSSSPSRSGGSRARGLAAGSRPAGPQAAPPRLTRARSKAGEVVARTTGLLGLSSTKRAAILAIVFCALALTVAVPLHNFVSQRQELAAVSEQQQVLEADVARMSADRTRLSDPAEVQAQARTRLGMVAPGEIPYVVQFPQAPAPEVQDGQAVPGVPWFHTLWDDVSGEQRR; encoded by the coding sequence ATGGGTGACTCGCGAGCCCGGAACCGTGACGGGCGGGTGCGCGCGTCCGCGGGTGCCCGCGGGCGGTCGGCGACGTCGCGCACCCCGTCGTCGTCCTCGCCGTCGCGGTCCGGCGGCTCCCGGGCCCGGGGGCTCGCCGCCGGGTCCCGGCCGGCCGGGCCGCAGGCGGCCCCGCCGCGGCTGACCCGGGCCCGTTCCAAGGCGGGCGAGGTCGTCGCCCGGACGACCGGGCTGCTCGGCCTGTCCTCGACCAAGCGGGCGGCGATCCTCGCGATCGTCTTCTGCGCGCTGGCGCTGACGGTCGCGGTCCCCCTGCACAACTTCGTCTCCCAGCGCCAGGAGCTGGCCGCGGTCTCCGAGCAGCAGCAGGTGCTGGAGGCCGACGTCGCCCGGATGTCCGCGGACCGGACCCGGCTCTCGGACCCGGCCGAGGTGCAGGCCCAGGCCAGGACCCGGCTCGGGATGGTGGCGCCCGGCGAGATCCCCTACGTGGTGCAGTTTCCGCAAGCGCCCGCCCCGGAGGTCCAGGACGGCCAGGCGGTGCCCGGCGTGCCGTGGTTCCACACCCTGTGGGACGACGTCTCGGGCGAACAGCGACGATGA
- the eno gene encoding phosphopyruvate hydratase gives MAVIEQVGAREILDSRGNPTVEVEVALDDGTLARAAVPSGASTGEHEAVELRDGDPKRYGGKGVEKAVAAVLDEIGPELVGVEAVDQRLVDQRLVDLDGTPGKSKFGANALLGVSLAVAKAGAESSGLELFRYVGGSNAHVLPVPMMNILNGGAHADTSVDVQEFMIAPIGAETFREALRWGTEVYHALKSELKDKGLSTGLGDEGGFAPDVKGGTRGALDLIAAAVQRAGYTLGTDVVLALDVAATEFHSDGKYAFEGKQLGADQLAEVWRELVGSYPLVSIEDPLDENDWDGWVGLTEAIGDKVQLVGDDLFVTNPERLEDGIARGAANALLVKVNQIGTLSETLDAVTMAHNAGYRCMMSHRSGETEDVTIADLAVATGCGQIKTGAPARSERVAKYNQLLRIEELLGDAARYNGELAFPRYEVPGQG, from the coding sequence GTGGCGGTCATCGAGCAGGTCGGGGCACGCGAGATCCTCGATTCGCGGGGAAACCCGACGGTGGAGGTCGAGGTCGCGCTGGACGACGGGACGCTGGCGCGCGCCGCGGTCCCGTCCGGCGCCTCGACCGGTGAGCACGAGGCCGTCGAGCTGCGCGACGGGGACCCGAAGCGCTACGGCGGCAAGGGCGTGGAGAAGGCCGTGGCGGCGGTCCTCGACGAGATCGGGCCGGAGCTCGTCGGCGTCGAGGCGGTGGACCAGCGACTGGTCGACCAGCGCCTCGTCGACCTCGACGGCACCCCCGGCAAGTCGAAGTTCGGCGCGAACGCGCTGCTCGGCGTCTCGCTGGCGGTGGCCAAGGCCGGCGCCGAGTCGTCCGGGCTGGAGCTGTTCCGCTACGTCGGCGGCTCCAACGCGCACGTGCTGCCGGTGCCGATGATGAACATCCTCAACGGGGGTGCGCACGCCGACACGTCCGTCGACGTGCAGGAGTTCATGATCGCGCCGATCGGTGCGGAGACCTTCCGGGAGGCCCTGCGCTGGGGCACCGAGGTCTACCACGCGCTGAAGTCGGAGCTGAAGGACAAGGGCCTCTCGACCGGCCTGGGCGACGAGGGCGGCTTCGCCCCCGACGTCAAGGGCGGCACCCGCGGCGCGCTGGACCTCATCGCCGCCGCCGTGCAGCGGGCCGGGTACACCCTGGGCACCGACGTCGTACTGGCGCTCGACGTCGCGGCGACCGAGTTCCACAGCGACGGCAAGTACGCCTTCGAGGGCAAGCAGCTGGGCGCCGACCAGCTCGCCGAGGTCTGGCGCGAGCTCGTCGGTTCCTACCCGCTGGTCTCCATCGAGGACCCGCTGGACGAGAACGACTGGGACGGCTGGGTCGGCCTGACCGAGGCGATCGGGGACAAGGTCCAGCTCGTCGGGGACGACCTGTTCGTCACCAACCCGGAGCGTCTCGAGGACGGCATCGCCCGCGGCGCCGCGAACGCGCTGCTGGTCAAGGTGAACCAGATCGGCACGCTGTCGGAGACCCTCGATGCGGTGACGATGGCGCACAACGCGGGGTACCGCTGCATGATGAGCCACCGTTCCGGGGAGACCGAGGACGTCACCATCGCGGACCTCGCCGTCGCGACCGGCTGCGGCCAGATCAAGACGGGTGCGCCGGCGCGGTCCGAGCGGGTGGCGAAGTACAACCAGCTGCTGCGCATCGAGGAGCTCCTCGGCGACGCCGCCCGTTACAACGGCGAGCTCGCGTTCCCGCGGTACGAGGTTCCGGGTCAGGGCTGA
- a CDS encoding tetratricopeptide repeat protein, translating into MSSPRANSPDPVAAFRRADELLSRRRPLEALDALRTALGSGDPAESADASVHLLAGRAYLDSAQLRKAETAFTRVIEIEPADHYARFALGKTLQRQGRLTEAETQLKMAVAMDPRPEYQEALGEVRARIALTGDRP; encoded by the coding sequence ATGAGCAGTCCTCGCGCGAACTCCCCGGACCCGGTCGCCGCGTTCCGGCGTGCCGACGAACTGCTCTCCCGGCGCCGCCCGCTGGAGGCGCTGGACGCGCTGCGGACCGCCCTGGGGTCCGGCGATCCGGCCGAGTCGGCCGACGCGTCGGTGCACCTGCTCGCCGGCCGGGCCTACCTCGACTCGGCGCAGCTGCGGAAGGCCGAGACCGCGTTCACCCGGGTGATCGAGATCGAGCCCGCCGACCACTACGCCCGGTTCGCGCTGGGCAAGACCCTGCAGCGCCAGGGGCGGCTGACCGAGGCCGAGACGCAGCTGAAGATGGCCGTCGCGATGGACCCGCGGCCGGAGTACCAGGAGGCGCTCGGCGAGGTGCGGGCCCGGATCGCGCTGACCGGGGACCGCCCCTGA
- a CDS encoding lytic transglycosylase domain-containing protein — MRTRSVLAIVVGALSLALVAVVVVVVVAGQVLDRPAERSIPVDRDAPPPPVAPLEPGTDPAAWARSTAERAEIPERTLSAYANAELRQRDRTPECGLSWSTLAGIGRVESGHARFDGAAPDADGRVTPPIIGIPLDGTNGTRRIPDTDGGRLDGDPDLDRAVGPMQFLPGAWERYGADGDGDGTADPHQIDDAALAAAGLLCRRDGDLTDGADWWDAVLGYNTSSAYARDVWSAAARYAQRTGIAVTG; from the coding sequence GTGCGTACCCGCTCCGTGCTCGCGATCGTGGTGGGAGCGCTGTCCCTGGCGCTCGTGGCCGTCGTCGTGGTCGTGGTGGTCGCCGGGCAGGTCCTCGACCGGCCTGCGGAGCGCAGCATCCCGGTCGACCGGGACGCCCCGCCGCCACCCGTCGCGCCGCTGGAGCCCGGCACCGATCCCGCCGCGTGGGCCCGGTCGACCGCGGAGCGGGCCGAGATCCCCGAGCGCACCCTGAGCGCCTACGCGAACGCCGAGCTCCGCCAGCGGGACCGCACGCCGGAGTGCGGGCTGAGCTGGTCGACGCTGGCCGGGATCGGGCGGGTCGAGTCCGGGCACGCCCGGTTCGACGGCGCCGCCCCGGACGCGGACGGCCGGGTGACCCCGCCGATCATCGGCATCCCGCTGGACGGCACCAACGGGACCCGCCGCATCCCGGACACCGACGGCGGCCGGCTCGACGGCGACCCGGACCTCGACCGGGCCGTCGGCCCGATGCAGTTCCTGCCCGGCGCCTGGGAGCGCTACGGCGCCGACGGCGACGGCGACGGCACGGCCGACCCGCACCAGATCGACGACGCCGCGCTCGCCGCCGCCGGCCTGCTGTGCCGCCGCGACGGCGACCTCACCGACGGCGCGGACTGGTGGGACGCGGTGCTCGGCTACAACACCTCGTCCGCGTACGCCAGGGACGTGTGGAGCGCCGCCGCCCGGTACGCCCAGCGCACCGGTATCGCCGTGACCGGCTGA